In Hymenobacter gelipurpurascens, one DNA window encodes the following:
- a CDS encoding DUF2911 domain-containing protein, with protein MVATTGAWAQATTEVAPTASAAASVTPAQPGPQPVLLPLPQASPHALTSQTIGLTEVTVDYHAPSVRNRNVWGGLVPYDQVWRAGANENTILSFSTPVLLRGQTVPAGKYSFYVVPHLDKDWELVLNRVINHWGSEGYDANADVLRIPVMPETAPYHETLVYWFSDVQPTGAHLNLTWEKRTLILPIETEVHKQVISGIEQVLLQKPNDWQLLAQAADYLVQNNLQPERALTYINESLKLQDVATNNWIKARLLAQQQDFGTAIVYARKAIKLVDKEEALKPQLATMRIALTEWQSKAY; from the coding sequence ATGGTAGCTACAACAGGAGCTTGGGCGCAGGCAACAACAGAAGTAGCCCCCACTGCCAGTGCGGCGGCAAGCGTAACGCCGGCCCAGCCCGGCCCGCAGCCAGTGTTGCTGCCCTTACCCCAGGCCAGTCCGCATGCTCTTACTTCCCAAACCATTGGTCTTACGGAAGTAACAGTTGATTATCATGCCCCAAGCGTGCGTAACCGTAATGTGTGGGGTGGCCTAGTGCCCTACGACCAGGTGTGGCGCGCCGGCGCCAATGAAAATACTATTCTCAGCTTCTCGACGCCCGTGCTGCTGCGTGGGCAAACCGTGCCGGCGGGTAAGTACTCCTTTTATGTGGTGCCCCATCTAGATAAAGACTGGGAGCTGGTATTGAACCGCGTCATCAACCACTGGGGCAGCGAGGGCTACGATGCCAACGCCGATGTACTCCGCATTCCGGTGATGCCCGAAACGGCTCCTTACCACGAAACACTGGTGTATTGGTTTTCGGATGTGCAGCCTACGGGTGCCCATCTGAACCTGACCTGGGAAAAGCGCACCCTGATTCTGCCTATCGAAACGGAAGTCCACAAACAGGTTATCAGCGGAATAGAGCAAGTGCTGCTGCAGAAACCCAACGATTGGCAGCTACTGGCCCAGGCCGCCGACTATCTGGTGCAGAACAACCTGCAGCCCGAGCGTGCACTTACGTATATCAATGAGTCGCTGAAGCTGCAGGATGTGGCCACCAACAACTGGATTAAGGCGCGCCTCCTGGCTCAGCAACAGGATTTCGGGACGGCCATTGTATACGCCCGCAAGGCCATCAAGCTCGTGGATAAGGAAGAGGCCCTGAAGCCTCAGCTGGCTACCATGCGCATTGCCCTCACCGAATGGCAATCTAAAGCGTACTAG
- a CDS encoding Crp/Fnr family transcriptional regulator: METFLSICHAIQPLSDALRQALREGVQQEDVAVRQHLLQAGQVASRLYFLEAGVVRGYYLKEGKEVTSWFMKEGDFVISILSFFSRQPSHEYVQALTPCKLWSLGHSQLQELYVRFPEFNFIGRTLTEKYYVQSEQRALHLRMHTAAERYAYLQAEFPDIFQRVSLKLIASHLGLTPETLSRLRARRS; the protein is encoded by the coding sequence ATGGAAACCTTTCTTTCAATTTGCCACGCCATTCAGCCCCTATCGGATGCGTTGCGGCAGGCTCTGCGTGAGGGAGTGCAACAGGAAGATGTTGCAGTGCGCCAACATCTGCTGCAAGCGGGCCAGGTGGCCAGTCGGCTGTACTTTCTGGAGGCCGGCGTCGTGCGGGGCTATTACCTCAAGGAGGGTAAGGAAGTAACGTCCTGGTTTATGAAGGAAGGCGACTTTGTGATTTCCATCCTGAGCTTTTTCTCGCGGCAGCCTTCGCATGAATACGTGCAGGCGCTTACTCCGTGCAAGCTATGGTCGCTAGGCCACTCGCAGCTGCAGGAGTTGTATGTGCGGTTTCCGGAGTTCAACTTTATCGGCCGCACGCTCACCGAAAAGTATTACGTGCAAAGTGAGCAGCGGGCCCTGCATCTGCGCATGCACACGGCAGCCGAGCGCTATGCTTATCTCCAGGCAGAGTTCCCCGATATCTTTCAGCGGGTGTCTCTCAAGCTCATTGCCTCGCACCTGGGCTTGACGCCGGAAACGCTCAGTCGGCTAAGGGCCCGCCGTTCTTGA
- a CDS encoding sterol desaturase family protein, translating into MFFASTGLLLCGSNSLLLSWSPPPLLTIIFLAFAFCFLLERVVPGWKLPYVKTWPLRVLTINLAQLLIVLLAGISWEKWFSAYSLFHLSQQVGPVVGGLVAYVVATFVFYWWHRWRHTQDFLWQHFHQIHHSPQRIEVITSFYKHPLEMTVNSLLGGLLVYTLLGLSPAAGAIYTLCTALGEFFYHTNVQTPQWVDYIFQRPEMHRIHHEYQKHSHNYGDLVVWDWLFGTYHNPREFQATCGFDAKLGSMLLFKDVHKESGQA; encoded by the coding sequence ATGTTCTTCGCCTCAACTGGCCTACTGCTCTGCGGCAGCAACTCCCTCCTGCTTTCCTGGAGCCCACCACCCCTCCTGACGATTATTTTTCTGGCGTTTGCCTTTTGTTTCTTGCTGGAACGCGTGGTGCCGGGCTGGAAGCTGCCTTATGTGAAAACCTGGCCCTTGCGCGTACTCACCATCAATCTGGCCCAGCTGCTGATTGTGTTGCTGGCGGGCATCAGCTGGGAGAAATGGTTTTCTGCTTACTCGCTCTTTCACCTCTCCCAGCAGGTAGGGCCCGTAGTTGGTGGCCTGGTGGCCTACGTGGTGGCTACGTTTGTTTTTTACTGGTGGCACCGCTGGCGCCATACCCAGGACTTTTTGTGGCAGCACTTCCACCAGATTCATCACAGCCCCCAGCGCATCGAGGTCATTACCTCCTTCTATAAGCACCCGCTGGAAATGACGGTCAACTCCCTGCTCGGTGGCCTACTGGTGTACACGTTGCTGGGGCTAAGCCCGGCTGCCGGGGCCATATATACGCTCTGCACGGCGCTGGGTGAGTTTTTCTATCATACCAATGTGCAGACGCCTCAATGGGTGGACTATATTTTTCAGCGCCCCGAAATGCACCGCATTCATCATGAGTACCAAAAGCACAGCCACAACTACGGCGACCTGGTAGTATGGGACTGGCTGTTCGGGACCTACCACAACCCCCGCGAATTCCAGGCTACCTGTGGCTTCGATGCTAAGCTAGGGTCGATGCTGCTCTTCAAAGATGTGCATAAGGAATCCGGACAGGCCTAG
- a CDS encoding TonB-dependent receptor: MLPRFLARQTLCLLFLQQPLPAVGLLLVLTAPVAVAQQVGRVLVTGTLRNAAGQPLEQVSVGVEGQPGGTTTDDLGRFGLNVVRPLSGKSPVLVVRRLGYRTLRVPINLSEQRELSLTLTEETSALGNVTVRGRSDAGDTREQVSIIHLDPRAAKEIPSPFGDFNAILKTLPGVTSTNELTSTYSVRGGNYEENLVYVNGFEIYRPFLVTAAAQEGLSFINPDLVNQIEFSSGGWQPKYGDKLSSVLSIDYKQPTKFGASVSASLVGGSVHVEATSPNKRVSYLAGIRYKNATYVLRSLEQQRGGYNPTFYDGQSYIKAALGPKENPNKTLLGLLTTFGHNDFRFSPESGESTFSTDVNQYTRLTILYQGRERMQYDTYQGGLNLRHNFRDNLQMELLAGMLYSREFEYRDVEANYSLAEINTDPNSPDYKKKNFERSLATRFDHSRNNLTARIATLETRGTWTPGQANTVRWGLKAGRENIDDVLNEYSFADSAGFVPDARRTRLRSELNLISTRYQGYVQHTYVFDSLRTLTYGARVNYWTVNRQTTVSPRVQYSFISPRRPNVSWKAAAGVYVQPPFYRELRTQIGAPQDQVGYINPELRAQRSLHFIVGNEVRFKQWGRPFRFTGEAYYKYLTDVVPYDIDNVRLRYFAKNNARAYAAGIDSRVSGEFVKGVESWFSLGVLTTRENVAGDSISTYDNQGGLLAREPKGYIRRPSDQRVNLGIFFQDNLPTNPSVKGYVNLVFGTGLPFSPPGVPDLRGTSRLTRSYKRVDMGFSKVVALRTTAEPTSGKAINLESLWLSLEILNILGADNVAGYSYLQDLNGRTYAVPNFLSQRVVNLRAIVRF, encoded by the coding sequence ATGCTCCCACGTTTCCTCGCCCGCCAGACCTTGTGCCTGCTTTTTCTTCAGCAGCCCTTGCCCGCTGTGGGGCTCTTGCTGGTGCTCACGGCGCCGGTTGCCGTTGCCCAGCAAGTAGGCCGCGTGCTCGTGACGGGTACGTTGCGCAATGCCGCCGGCCAGCCGCTGGAGCAGGTGAGCGTGGGAGTGGAGGGTCAGCCGGGCGGTACTACCACCGATGATCTGGGGCGTTTCGGACTGAATGTGGTGCGCCCGCTGAGTGGAAAGTCGCCGGTGCTGGTGGTGCGACGCCTGGGCTACCGCACCCTGCGCGTGCCTATTAATCTGAGCGAGCAGCGCGAATTAAGCCTCACACTTACCGAAGAAACTAGTGCCCTGGGCAACGTGACGGTACGCGGCCGCTCCGATGCCGGCGATACCCGCGAGCAGGTCAGCATTATCCACCTCGATCCGCGGGCAGCCAAGGAAATTCCTTCACCTTTCGGCGACTTCAATGCCATCCTTAAAACACTGCCCGGCGTAACGAGTACCAATGAGCTGACCAGCACCTATTCCGTGCGCGGCGGCAACTACGAGGAAAACCTCGTGTACGTGAATGGCTTCGAGATTTACCGGCCATTTCTGGTTACGGCGGCCGCGCAGGAAGGTCTCAGCTTCATCAACCCCGATCTGGTAAACCAGATTGAGTTTTCCTCCGGAGGCTGGCAACCCAAGTACGGCGACAAGCTTTCCTCGGTCCTGAGTATTGATTATAAGCAGCCCACCAAGTTCGGCGCCTCGGTATCCGCGAGCCTAGTGGGCGGCTCAGTGCATGTTGAAGCCACCTCACCCAACAAGCGCGTCAGCTACCTGGCCGGTATTCGCTACAAGAACGCCACGTACGTGCTGCGCTCTTTGGAGCAGCAGCGTGGTGGCTACAACCCTACGTTCTATGATGGGCAGAGCTACATAAAAGCCGCCCTGGGCCCGAAGGAAAACCCCAATAAGACCTTGCTAGGCCTGCTGACTACATTTGGCCACAACGATTTCCGCTTCAGCCCCGAGAGCGGCGAAAGCACGTTCAGCACCGATGTAAACCAGTACACCCGGCTTACTATCCTGTATCAGGGCCGGGAGCGGATGCAGTACGATACCTATCAGGGCGGGCTGAATCTGCGCCACAACTTTCGGGATAATCTGCAGATGGAACTGCTGGCGGGAATGCTGTATTCACGCGAGTTTGAATACCGGGATGTAGAAGCGAACTATTCGCTGGCGGAAATTAATACGGACCCCAACTCGCCGGACTACAAAAAAAAGAACTTTGAGCGCAGCCTCGCTACCCGTTTCGACCACTCCCGCAACAACCTTACGGCCCGCATAGCTACGCTGGAAACCCGGGGCACCTGGACACCGGGCCAGGCCAATACGGTGCGCTGGGGCCTGAAAGCGGGTCGGGAGAACATCGACGATGTGCTAAACGAGTATAGCTTCGCCGACTCAGCTGGCTTTGTGCCCGATGCTCGGCGCACTCGCCTGCGCTCCGAGTTAAACCTAATAAGCACCCGGTATCAGGGGTATGTGCAGCACACGTATGTGTTTGATTCGTTGCGCACACTTACCTATGGTGCCCGGGTGAATTACTGGACGGTAAACCGGCAAACGACCGTAAGCCCTCGGGTGCAATACTCCTTTATCAGCCCCCGCCGGCCCAACGTGTCGTGGAAGGCAGCGGCGGGCGTGTATGTGCAGCCACCCTTTTACCGGGAATTGCGCACTCAGATTGGGGCCCCGCAGGATCAGGTGGGCTACATCAATCCGGAGTTGCGGGCGCAACGGTCGTTGCACTTTATTGTGGGCAATGAAGTGCGGTTCAAGCAATGGGGCCGACCGTTCCGGTTCACTGGAGAGGCCTATTACAAGTACTTGACGGATGTAGTGCCCTACGATATCGACAACGTGCGTTTGCGCTACTTCGCCAAGAATAACGCCCGCGCCTACGCCGCCGGCATCGATTCCAGAGTGAGCGGCGAGTTTGTAAAAGGCGTGGAATCGTGGTTTAGCCTGGGCGTGCTCACCACCCGCGAAAACGTGGCCGGCGACTCTATCTCAACCTACGACAACCAGGGTGGCCTTTTGGCCCGCGAGCCGAAGGGCTACATCCGTCGTCCCTCAGACCAGCGCGTAAACCTGGGCATCTTCTTCCAGGACAACCTGCCCACCAACCCCTCGGTGAAAGGCTACGTGAACCTAGTGTTTGGGACTGGGCTACCGTTCAGCCCGCCCGGTGTGCCTGATCTGCGGGGCACCAGCCGGCTCACGCGCAGCTACAAGCGGGTTGATATGGGCTTTTCCAAAGTGGTGGCGCTGCGCACTACGGCTGAGCCGACGAGTGGTAAGGCCATCAATTTGGAAAGCCTCTGGCTGAGTCTGGAAATTCTCAATATTCTGGGGGCTGACAACGTGGCCGGCTACAGCTACCTCCAGGATCTGAACGGCCGCACGTATGCCGTGCCCAACTTCCTATCGCAGCGCGTCGTCAATCTGCGGGCCATTGTGCGGTTCTAG
- the rpe gene encoding ribulose-phosphate 3-epimerase: MAPLLAPSLLAADFGNLQFETERMAGSAADWLHFDVMDGRFVPNISFGIPVLQAVHRHAKQPIDVHLMIEEPQHYLAAFRDAGASNLTVHYEACTHLHRVIQQIKQLGCRAGVALNPHTPVWVLEDIAQDLDLVCIMSVNPGFGGQSFIPNTLRKVAALKELLVDSGSQALIEIDGGVTLDNAAALVEAGADVLVAGSFVFHSPDPVATLADMRQQLSALTGTADLD, encoded by the coding sequence ATGGCCCCGTTGCTTGCTCCCTCGCTTCTGGCGGCTGATTTTGGTAATCTGCAATTCGAAACGGAGCGCATGGCCGGCAGTGCCGCCGATTGGCTTCACTTCGATGTAATGGACGGACGTTTTGTGCCGAATATCTCCTTCGGTATTCCCGTTTTGCAAGCCGTGCATCGCCACGCGAAGCAGCCCATCGATGTGCATTTGATGATTGAGGAGCCGCAGCACTACCTGGCAGCCTTCCGCGACGCGGGAGCCAGTAACCTCACGGTTCATTACGAGGCCTGCACCCACCTGCACCGGGTCATTCAGCAGATCAAACAGCTGGGCTGCCGCGCAGGAGTGGCCCTGAACCCCCATACGCCCGTTTGGGTGCTGGAAGACATTGCCCAGGACCTGGATCTGGTGTGCATCATGTCAGTGAACCCCGGGTTTGGTGGGCAGAGCTTCATCCCGAATACCCTGCGCAAAGTGGCAGCCCTGAAAGAACTGTTGGTAGATAGCGGCTCACAGGCGCTGATTGAGATTGACGGTGGCGTAACACTCGATAACGCGGCGGCGCTGGTAGAAGCCGGAGCCGACGTGCTGGTGGCGGGTTCCTTCGTGTTTCACTCACCCGACCCCGTGGCCACTCTCGCCGACATGCGCCAGCAACTTTCCGCCCTGACCGGAACTGCCGACCTCGACTAA
- a CDS encoding S8 family serine peptidase encodes MRLSHLLLCAAYWTGTLLTSAAAPGPPATSVPPAGTVRKHLVYFRDKAASPYSISKPQAYLSERALQRRKRQNIAVTPRDLPVNPSYVQQVKTVAGAQLWYTSRWFNAAVVSCDSATLAQLQALPCVQQVKTVNRGLPGSRKRDGVDQEPAEQNRGTRAEYGPAFTQANMIGAVEMHDAGFRGEGMQIAVFDAGFQGANSAPVFTSLAQEQRLGSVFNFVDKNKAVYQYSSHGTNCLSTMGVSQSGYYIGTAPKATYHLLITEDIKSEHPAEEVNWLVAAEYADSAGVDIISSSLGYNTFDYPSIDYTYNDLNGRTTISTRAATIAARVGMLVVSSAGNEGNSSWRYITTPADADSIMTVGAVDSLLNRASFSSLGPTADGRIKPNLAAMGQQTAVLSPSGAATRGNGTSFSCPVLAGMAAGFWQANPTFTAQQVISFLQRSGTRATMPNDEVGYGIPHFVRAQNLVNPGSPLAAVPAAPKQELVIYPNPAKDNELYLQLAEGLRNKPLRVRIFDSRGRLMAEQQVPASGSKDIRLLPGHLAKGVYICTVNAGKEQRSVRFVKL; translated from the coding sequence ATGCGCCTTTCCCATCTACTGCTTTGTGCAGCTTACTGGACGGGTACGCTGCTGACCTCTGCAGCAGCTCCCGGACCGCCCGCTACCTCCGTACCTCCCGCCGGTACTGTACGGAAACACTTGGTGTACTTCCGCGACAAAGCCGCTTCTCCTTATAGTATCAGCAAGCCACAGGCCTACCTTTCGGAGCGGGCGCTGCAGCGGCGGAAGCGGCAGAATATTGCCGTAACACCCCGCGATTTGCCCGTGAACCCGAGCTATGTGCAGCAGGTAAAGACGGTGGCTGGCGCGCAGCTGTGGTACACGTCTCGCTGGTTTAATGCGGCCGTCGTGTCCTGCGATTCGGCAACCCTTGCGCAACTCCAGGCCTTGCCGTGCGTGCAACAAGTGAAAACGGTAAACCGCGGCCTGCCCGGCTCCCGCAAGCGCGACGGCGTAGACCAGGAACCCGCCGAACAAAACCGGGGTACCCGGGCCGAATACGGTCCGGCGTTCACCCAGGCCAATATGATTGGGGCCGTAGAGATGCACGATGCTGGTTTTCGGGGCGAGGGGATGCAGATTGCGGTATTCGATGCCGGATTTCAGGGAGCCAACTCCGCTCCGGTCTTTACCTCCCTCGCTCAGGAGCAGCGCCTGGGCAGCGTATTCAACTTCGTTGATAAAAACAAAGCGGTATACCAGTACAGCAGCCACGGTACCAACTGCCTGTCTACGATGGGAGTGAGCCAATCAGGCTACTACATCGGAACGGCGCCCAAAGCCACGTACCATCTGCTCATTACGGAGGATATAAAATCGGAGCACCCGGCTGAGGAAGTGAACTGGCTTGTTGCCGCCGAATACGCCGATTCCGCCGGGGTGGACATCATCAGCTCCTCGCTGGGCTACAACACCTTTGATTATCCTTCCATCGATTACACCTATAATGATCTGAATGGCCGCACTACCATCTCAACGCGCGCAGCCACAATAGCCGCCCGCGTTGGCATGCTGGTGGTAAGCAGTGCCGGCAACGAGGGTAACAGCTCCTGGCGCTACATTACCACTCCCGCCGATGCCGACTCGATTATGACGGTAGGAGCCGTTGACTCCTTGCTGAACCGGGCCAGCTTTAGCTCCCTGGGGCCAACTGCTGATGGCCGCATCAAGCCCAACTTAGCGGCTATGGGGCAGCAAACCGCGGTTTTGTCGCCTTCGGGCGCGGCTACTCGAGGCAACGGCACGTCCTTTTCTTGCCCCGTGCTGGCTGGTATGGCGGCGGGCTTCTGGCAGGCCAATCCTACTTTCACGGCTCAGCAGGTTATCAGTTTTTTGCAGCGCTCCGGTACCCGCGCGACCATGCCCAACGACGAAGTAGGGTACGGAATTCCGCACTTTGTGCGGGCCCAGAATCTGGTAAACCCCGGTTCGCCTTTAGCCGCAGTTCCTGCTGCGCCGAAGCAGGAACTCGTGATTTACCCCAATCCGGCCAAAGACAACGAGTTGTATTTGCAGCTTGCCGAAGGATTACGCAACAAGCCGCTACGGGTGCGCATCTTTGATTCGCGGGGGCGGCTGATGGCCGAGCAGCAGGTGCCTGCTTCCGGCTCCAAGGATATCCGGCTGCTGCCCGGGCATCTGGCCAAAGGTGTCTATATCTGCACGGTAAATGCGGGCAAAGAGCAACGCTCTGTTCGGTTCGTGAAGCTATAG
- the mnmA gene encoding tRNA 2-thiouridine(34) synthase MnmA, whose amino-acid sequence MNTTKGRVLVAMSGGIDSSVAAVMLHEQGYEVVGMTMKTWDYASAGGSKKETGCCSLDSINDARQIAVELGFPHYIIDIRDEFGDFVISNFTEEYLAGRTPNPCVLCNTHIKWDALLRRADQLGCEFIATGHYAQIRQEDGRYVISKGLDDNKDQSYALWGVTQESLARTLFPLGQLRKSAIYDFARERGFTELVNKPESYEICFIPDNDYRGFLRRRVPGLEERVAGGEFVLRDGTVVGKHEGYPFYTIGQRKGLGVALGFPVYVTAIDPETNRVVLGNFEDLASSRTVVGKLNMGKYASLEGRGLVRSNTKIRYNHDGATAFLEQKGDKIYVYFEEPVHAVTPGQAAVFYDGEDVLGGGWIERHTIGEIPEPSEFVATAQ is encoded by the coding sequence ATGAATACTACGAAAGGACGGGTGCTGGTTGCTATGAGCGGCGGCATCGACAGCTCTGTGGCAGCCGTGATGCTCCACGAACAGGGCTACGAAGTGGTCGGGATGACCATGAAAACCTGGGATTACGCCTCGGCGGGCGGCAGCAAGAAGGAAACCGGCTGCTGCTCTCTCGACAGCATCAACGATGCCCGCCAGATTGCCGTGGAGCTGGGCTTCCCGCACTACATCATTGATATTCGGGATGAGTTCGGCGACTTCGTGATCAGCAACTTCACGGAGGAATACCTGGCCGGCCGCACGCCTAACCCGTGCGTGCTCTGCAATACCCACATTAAATGGGACGCGCTGCTGCGCCGCGCCGATCAGCTGGGGTGTGAGTTTATTGCTACGGGCCACTACGCCCAAATTCGGCAGGAAGATGGCCGCTACGTCATCAGCAAAGGCCTCGACGACAACAAGGACCAAAGCTACGCCCTCTGGGGCGTGACCCAGGAGAGCCTGGCGCGCACCCTGTTCCCGCTAGGCCAGTTGCGTAAGTCGGCTATCTATGACTTTGCCCGGGAGCGAGGCTTTACCGAGCTCGTAAACAAGCCCGAGAGCTACGAAATCTGCTTTATTCCTGATAACGACTACCGTGGGTTCCTGCGCCGCCGCGTGCCGGGCCTGGAGGAACGCGTAGCGGGCGGCGAGTTTGTGCTGCGCGATGGCACCGTAGTAGGCAAGCACGAAGGGTACCCGTTCTACACCATTGGCCAGCGTAAAGGCTTGGGTGTGGCCCTAGGCTTCCCGGTGTATGTAACGGCCATTGACCCCGAAACGAATCGCGTTGTACTCGGCAACTTCGAAGATCTGGCCAGCAGCCGCACCGTAGTGGGCAAGCTGAACATGGGCAAATATGCCTCTCTGGAAGGCCGCGGCTTGGTGCGCAGCAACACCAAAATCCGGTATAACCACGATGGCGCTACCGCGTTTCTGGAGCAGAAGGGAGATAAAATCTACGTCTACTTCGAGGAGCCCGTGCACGCCGTGACGCCTGGTCAGGCGGCTGTTTTCTACGATGGCGAAGATGTGCTGGGTGGCGGCTGGATTGAGCGCCACACAATTGGCGAAATTCCGGAGCCCTCCGAATTTGTAGCCACAGCCCAATAA
- the trpF gene encoding phosphoribosylanthranilate isomerase: protein MALIVPVMVRGINNLSDARYCAGMGADCLTFRLDPSWPDHLTPEAVQELSGWVSGVQLIGEFDTLPVADINALARTCGLHAVLLHRRRPAQELEALEVPAYKLTNWVPDMLPEDVELRFREQLPYYAGFVLATPPVQLPNTTELTRLTEQARIYSLWLGAGYAPTDIRRFVETVRPAGIVLEGGHEIKPGLRDFEEMEAVFEALEDE, encoded by the coding sequence ATGGCCCTTATCGTTCCCGTTATGGTGCGTGGCATCAATAACTTGTCCGACGCCCGCTATTGCGCCGGCATGGGCGCCGACTGTCTTACGTTTCGCCTAGACCCTTCCTGGCCCGACCACCTCACCCCCGAAGCGGTACAAGAACTTAGCGGCTGGGTATCAGGCGTGCAGCTTATTGGTGAGTTTGACACTCTGCCCGTAGCCGATATCAATGCGTTGGCGCGCACCTGTGGCCTACACGCGGTGCTGCTCCACCGTCGGCGCCCCGCCCAGGAACTGGAGGCGCTGGAAGTGCCCGCTTACAAGCTCACCAACTGGGTGCCCGATATGCTTCCCGAGGATGTGGAGCTGCGCTTCCGGGAGCAGCTGCCGTATTATGCCGGCTTTGTGCTAGCCACGCCGCCCGTGCAGTTACCCAATACCACCGAACTGACCCGCCTGACTGAACAGGCCCGCATTTACTCGTTGTGGCTAGGAGCCGGCTACGCTCCTACCGACATACGCAGATTTGTTGAAACGGTGCGGCCCGCTGGTATTGTGCTGGAAGGCGGCCACGAAATCAAACCCGGCCTGCGCGACTTTGAGGAAATGGAAGCCGTGTTTGAAGCCCTGGAAGACGAATAA
- a CDS encoding maleylpyruvate isomerase N-terminal domain-containing protein, with product MQPLPQLHTAHLLPVLDQHLQQVISSLREPEWELPTVAPRWSVRDVALHLLDGNLRTLSMLRDGHFADSGPASPAYPDVVQYLNALNADWVAVGQRLSPAVITWLLEVSGVAYCNYMASLEPQAPAVFSVAWAGEEQSLNWFHVDREYTEKWHHQQQLRLAVGQEAPLLTRELYHPFLATCVRALPHHYRHTEAPAGTTLRFHVNGPAGDTWYLRRVAEAWELGQAYTGPVETSVELAGNAAWRLFMKSLPAHEAAEHLHVEGSPDLAQPLYSVTAVMA from the coding sequence ATGCAACCGCTTCCGCAACTTCATACGGCGCATTTGCTTCCGGTGCTGGATCAGCACTTGCAGCAGGTAATAAGCTCCCTGCGGGAGCCGGAGTGGGAGCTGCCAACGGTAGCGCCAAGATGGAGCGTGCGCGATGTGGCCCTGCACCTGCTCGATGGAAATCTGCGCACCTTGTCGATGCTGCGCGATGGGCATTTTGCTGACTCAGGCCCGGCCAGCCCGGCGTATCCTGATGTGGTTCAGTACCTCAATGCGCTGAATGCGGATTGGGTTGCGGTAGGCCAGCGGCTCAGCCCCGCCGTAATTACGTGGCTGCTGGAAGTGAGTGGCGTAGCGTATTGCAACTATATGGCCTCGCTGGAGCCGCAGGCACCTGCCGTTTTTTCCGTTGCCTGGGCCGGAGAAGAACAGTCGCTCAACTGGTTCCATGTGGACCGCGAGTACACAGAAAAGTGGCACCACCAGCAGCAACTCCGCTTGGCAGTGGGGCAGGAGGCGCCCTTGCTTACCCGGGAGTTGTATCATCCTTTTCTGGCGACGTGCGTGCGGGCGCTTCCGCATCATTACCGGCACACAGAGGCGCCGGCTGGCACCACTCTGCGTTTTCACGTAAATGGGCCAGCCGGCGACACGTGGTATCTGCGTCGAGTTGCTGAGGCCTGGGAGCTAGGCCAGGCGTACACGGGGCCGGTAGAAACCTCCGTTGAGCTAGCGGGCAACGCGGCCTGGCGCTTATTTATGAAGAGCCTGCCAGCGCACGAGGCCGCCGAGCACCTGCACGTAGAGGGCAGCCCTGACTTAGCGCAGCCGCTGTATTCCGTAACGGCCGTGATGGCCTAG
- the trmB gene encoding tRNA (guanosine(46)-N7)-methyltransferase TrmB has product MSRIKLKRFADNAERADIVEPGKDNYQQLSGRWHEQFFQNQHPITLEVGCGKGEYTVGLAERYPERNFLGLDIKGDRIWRGSRRAEALGLSNVGFVRTRAHDLLTHFAPGELHEIWITFPDPRPRDRDIKRRLTSPRFLNLYQELLRPGGLVHLKTDNEDLFDYSLETVRERPGTTILAYTKDLYATPELLPHAEDIVTNFESKYRAQGVPIKYLQFQLS; this is encoded by the coding sequence GTGAGTCGTATTAAACTAAAGCGCTTTGCCGACAACGCTGAGCGAGCCGATATTGTAGAGCCCGGCAAAGACAACTACCAGCAGCTAAGTGGCCGTTGGCACGAGCAGTTTTTCCAGAATCAGCACCCCATTACGCTGGAAGTGGGCTGCGGCAAAGGCGAATATACCGTTGGGCTAGCCGAGCGCTATCCGGAGCGCAATTTTCTGGGACTTGATATCAAAGGCGACCGTATCTGGCGTGGCAGCCGCCGGGCCGAAGCGCTAGGCCTCTCCAACGTGGGCTTCGTACGTACCCGCGCCCACGACCTGCTCACGCACTTTGCCCCGGGCGAGCTGCACGAAATCTGGATTACCTTCCCCGATCCGCGTCCCCGCGACCGGGACATCAAGCGTCGCCTGACCTCGCCGCGCTTCCTGAATCTGTACCAAGAGTTGCTGCGCCCCGGCGGACTTGTGCATCTCAAAACCGATAACGAGGACCTGTTCGACTATTCGCTGGAAACCGTGCGTGAGCGACCCGGCACGACCATACTGGCCTACACCAAGGATTTGTATGCTACGCCGGAACTGCTGCCGCACGCCGAGGACATCGTGACCAACTTTGAGAGCAAGTACCGCGCGCAGGGTGTGCCCATCAAATATCTGCAGTTTCAGCTCAGCTAA